DNA sequence from the Pedobacter schmidteae genome:
TGCAAAGAAAAAGAACATCAGTTATTACGATACAGGCTATAAAACGGGCATCCAGATTACATTGCAAGACTGGCCAGGCCTCGACCTTAAACTCTATTTAACCGCATGTTTGGAGGGTGATAACGAAGACCTGGTTTTTGACATTGCTGCAGAAGAACACAACGATGTGGTGAGGGAGCTAAACTGGCCAACAGCATTGGATGCTGAAAAGGTAGACTGCACTTTGCTTAGCAATGTCAGAGGTGTATTGCTGCCCCGAAACTGGCCCAAACCCTATCATCCTATCCGGACGTCGGAAAAGGACGGCAGCATCAAAAAAAGCGACAGGAGCGAACTGCAAAGCAATGTCATCGAAGACTGGTGCATGTCGTGGTGGGGTTTTCAGAAAGGAAAATCGGCCATGATGCTGATTGTGGAAACCCCTGATGACGCTGCTTATCAATTTAGCCACCCGGCTGGCGGACCAACGGTAATCGGTCCGCGCTGGAGGCCACAACTGGGCAAGCTGGGTTATCCACGCACCGTAAGAATGTGTTTTTTTCCCGAAGGAAATTATGTAGACATGGCCAAGCGCTATCGTAGTTATGTAATCAATACGGGGCTTTTTGTTTCCCTTAAAGATAAAATTGCACGGAAACCTATAGTGGCCGAATTGATCGGAACACCCATTATCCGTTCGGGGATTCTTACCGATTACAAAGCTGACGGTGCCCGTTGGAAAAGAGATTCTACCACCCGCTATAAAATGGTGAGTTTTGATGAGCGTGCTGCCGAATTTAAGCGTTACAAAACCATGGGACTTAAAAATCTTTGCGTAGTGCTTACCGGATGGCCAAATCTGGGCTACGACAGGCAACACCCCGATGCCATGCCACCTGCACCCGCTGCCGGAGGATGGGAAGGCATGAAAAGACTGGCCGAAACCTGTAAGGAACTGGGATATTTATTTAGTCTGCACGACCAATACCGCGATTATTATCTGGATGCACCTTCTTTTAATACCCAATTTGCCATTCATGCCGAAGAAGCAGGGGGCAAGGCCAACATATTTCCGGGCACCCGTTTTGGCGACAGTAAAGAAGGTAAAATCCCTTATATGGATTATTGGGACGGTGGTAAAATGGCCTACCTGAATGGCCGTTTTATGCTGGGGCACCTCAATAAAAATTATCAATGGTTGTTTAAACACAATATCCACCCACAGGGCAACTACCTGGACGTTTTTGGCTATGTACCGCCTGATGAAGATTTCAACCCGCAACATCCCTCAACACGTACCGATGGCTTAAATGACCGCATAAAGTGCTACAACTGGTCCCGAAACAACCTGGGCTTTGTAGGCACCGAAACGGCTTGCGACTGGACCGTTCCTTATGTCGATTTTTCTTCTCCATTGAGTGCTAAAAATGGGATTACCGTGCCGCTGTGGGACCTGGTGTACCACGATGCCATCCTTACCCCTTACCATCCCGATGATTTGCGGGGATTGATATGTGGTGGTATGCCACAAATATCGTTTAGCAAAGGGATTGATGCCGAAACCATTCGGCTTTTGGAACGCATCAGCAACTTAAACAAACGTGTAGCCTTACTGGAAATGACCAAACATGAATTTCTGGATAAAAATTACCGAAGGGAGCGCAGCACTTTTGCCGACGGCACAACGGTTACGGTAGACTGGGATAAAAATACTGCAGAGATATCACCTGAACTGAAAACAAAATGAAGAAACGCACATTGATCATATACCTGTGTGTGGCCTTGGGCAGCACACAGATAAAGGCGCAGCAGGCCATCCCACCGCCTCAGCAAAAGGCCTCCTTATTGTTAAATGTTGATTATAAAAAACTGGTTTCCAGGGCTGATCTTCATTATATGGAGCCTGCAAGCCGGAGCGAGGCCGGTATGCCTGTAGGTAATGGCACTATGGGTAGCTTAGTATGGACCAGCCCTTCACAATTAAAAATGCAGCTCAATAGGGTGGATGTGTTTGGTAACAATTCGGCATCCAACAACTTTTTTCAACGCAATACCGATTACTGTGGTGGCATGGCCTTTGCCGATCTTGATTTTGGCGCTGCAGTATTCCAGAAACCTGATTTTAATCAGTATCTATCCTGCTATAATGGCTTAGCCAGCACCAGGGGGAAAGATATAGAAACAAAGGTATTGGCCTGGAACGAGCAGGACGTGATGGCAGTTCAGATTAGTGATAAGCGTGTAGCCGGTGCTGCATTTAATGCCAGCCTGCGTATGTTGCGCATGCCGGTCACCCACCGCGGAAACCATACTGCGGTCTCCAAAATCAGCATCCGGGGCCAATACATTGTACTTACCCAGGAGTTTAAAGAGGACAATTATTACTGTGGATCGGCAGTGGTGATGGGAATTGAAGGCTTGCCGGTAAGTGCCGAGCTGGCCAATGAAGCTACCGTAAGGTTACTGGCCAACTCCGGCCAAAAAGATTTTACAGTTTATATGGCCAGTGCAGCCGGTTTTGATCCCGCGGCCGATCTTACTGCAACAGCTATCGCTAAACTGGAAGCCGCAAAAAGGCTTGGTTTCGACGGTCTTTATGCTTCCAATAAACAATGGTGGGCCAATTACTGGTCAAAATCTTTTATCCGCCTCAAAAGCAAGGACAAAGAAGCTGATTTTGTGGAGCAAAATTATACCTATTACCTGTATATAATGGGGGCCAGTTCGCGTGGGGCGTATCCAACCAAGTTCAACGGAATGTTGTGGACTACCGGTGGCGATGCCCGTAAATGGGGCGGGGCCTTTTGGGGTGCCAATCAGAGTTGCTTGTACAATGCACTATTCCCCACCAATCATCTTGAGCTGATGGACCCCATGTTTGGCATGTATACCCGGGCATATGCCTCTTTCGAAAAAAATGCGGTGCAACAATGGGGTAGCAATGGAATTTACATTCCCGAAACGGTTGGCTTTGATGGTGTACCCGAACTTCCTGAGGACATTGCGACAGAAATGCGGGAAATTTATTTAAAACAGAAACCCTGGGGCCAACGCTCGCAAAAATTTATAGACTATGCGGAAACAAAACAGCCCTTTCTAAGTCGCTGGAACTGGAAAAAGGATACCCTTTGGGTAGAAGGAAAATGGCCTATGGCCGATCGCGGGTCGGGCCCTTACAGTCCGGTAAACCATATCTTTTCACGGGGCGCGAAAATTGCCTATCAGTATTGGCAAAAATATGAATATACGCAAGATCTGGACTGGTTACGGGAAAAGGCCTATCCCATGCTAAGGGGTATAGCCGAATTTTACCGCAATTATCCAAATGTTAAAAAGGAAAATGATGGCAAATACCATATTTATCATGTAAATGACAACGAATCTATTTGGGGTGGCCACAACACAGTGGAGGAAATCTCATCCATGATGGGCATTTTTCCTGCACTTATCAAGGCTTCAGAATTGTTGGGTACGGATGCCGAAATGCGCCCCATCTGGAAAGAATTTATTCAGCATCTGTCGCCCTTGTCCAGCAGCAAAAACTATCCTGATATCGCTGCACAAAAGGAATTCTGGGTAGGGGCTTTGCCTCCGCTGATCAAAGGAAATGGTCAACGCAAACCTGATGGCAATACCATGCCTGTATGGTTTTTTGATTTGTGTAACCTGGAAGCCGATCCGGCTATGCTGAAGGTTGCACAGGCCACATACGACGGCTACTTTCCAAATGGTATCAACAATACAGTGCATCCTTACGTGTTGTCCAAAATTCCGGCTGCGGGTGCCATGTTGGGTCGTGCCGATGCGGTTAAATATTTAATCCCCAACCAGATTAGGCGGGCACCTAAAGATGAAGTGCTGGCCAACCGCATGGACCTGAGCGAGGGTTTTTTTACCACCAATATTCAACGTTTGGGCAGGGCAGCCGATGCCTTGCACCTTGGTCTTTTGCAGGCTGCTCCGGCTAGTCCCGGTACCGATGCCATAATCCGGGTATTCCCCGCCTGGCCCAAAGAATGGGATGCCAGTTATACTTTGCTTGCCCGGGGAAATTTCCTGGTTACAGCAGCCATTGCCGGTGGACAAATTGAATTTGTAGAACTCTTGTCGCAATCCGGAACAACCTGCAAAATACGGAACCCATGGCCCGGAAAAGCAACGGTAGTGTATAGAAATGGTAAAAAAGAAGGTTTAAAAAAGGAAGACCTGATGGTACTGGGCACCAAAAAAGGCGACCGCCTGGTTTTGGTATCAGAAGGCAAAAGCCCCGGGCAGTTTAAACAACTAATGGATTGACGATGCAACAACAAAATAGTAAAAAATGGAGTATAGTAATAGCCTTGATGCTATGCTGCACTGTAACCGGTAAAGCTCAGGAAATATACGCAGGCCGCTATAAGGCGATTTTTACGGAAGCACCCAAAAAGGTACCTACAGTTAAAACCCCCGACGGCCCCCTTGCCGGTAATGGAGATATTGGTTTAACCCTTGGCGGTAGTCCCGACTTGCTAAACTTCTACCTGGGTAAAAATGATTTCTGGCGCGCCTATCCGGTTTATCCCGGAGGTGGTATCGCGCTGCCAGGATGGTTAGAAGTGAGGATCAGCGCCCTTAGGGGCGCTGATTATTATGCCGAACAGGTGCAGGACAAGGCTTTTATCAAAGGTATGTTTACCAAAAAGGACCTTAAAGTTTCGCTTCGTGCCTGGGTGTCGGCCACAGCCAATACCGTGGTGGCCGAGTTTACCGCGAACAAATCCTGCACGCTGCAAACTGGTTTAAACGCCACCAAAGGTAATACCTCGGTCAATACTTCTGGTACCGATAAAGATATAACCTGGGTAACGCGTTCCTTCGAAAATGCACCATTGCTGGAATGGCCAACGCATATCGCTATGGCCCTAAAAGTATTGGGCACCAAAGCCTCAAAAGATGGCGTTATTCTTTTAAAGCCTGGTCAGAAAGTGACACTGGCAGTCACCATGTATACCAATCACGACACGGCCGACTGGAAACAAAAAGCGATTAGCGAGGCCGCGGCAACTAGCTCAGGCAGCCTTGCGTTGTTGAAACAAAAACACGAGGTTTGGTGGAAAGATTTCTGGGGACGCTCCAACGTCCGCATCGGCGATCCTTTCATCGAGAAATATTATTATGCATCCCAATACCTTTTTGGTGCCACGTCCAGGGGCAATAAATTTGCCCCCGGCATCTGGGGCCCTTTTGTAACCCGCGATTCCTCGGCCTGGGGTGGCGATTATCACCTGAATTACAATTACCAGGCGCCTTACTGGGCGGCTTATTCTTCCAATTACATCGACCAGACGGATAATTTCGATCAACCCCTGCTGGATTATATGGACAAAGGCCTGCAGCACGCCAAAGATCTATTGCAGATCAAAGGAATTTATTATCCCGTGGGCATTGGTCCCAAAGGTTTGGTGACTACCCGTTGGCCGCTTACGCCCGATGAAATGGAAAAACGATATGCCACCCGCGAAAATACCATCGATGGGGGCTATAAATTTCTGGGACAAAAAATCAACGCCGTATTTAGCGTGGGCAATATGATGATGCGTTTTTATAGTACTTATGACGCGGCTTATGCTCGCAAAATTTATCCCTATGTACTGGAATGCGCCAATTTCTGGGAAGATTACCTGAAGTTTGAAAACGGCCGTTATGTGATTTATATGGATCATTATGGCGAAGTGATGCCCAACCTTAAAAACAAAGGGCAATGGCGCGATCAGCTGGGCGATTTTAACTCTACCTTATCGCTTGGCCTGGTCAAAATGCTGTTCAAAGGGATCATTGACCTCAGTACTTTTTTAAATGTAGATGCAGAGCGGCTGGCCAAATGGCAGCACATTTCAAAACA
Encoded proteins:
- a CDS encoding trehalose hydrolase, translating into MQQQNSKKWSIVIALMLCCTVTGKAQEIYAGRYKAIFTEAPKKVPTVKTPDGPLAGNGDIGLTLGGSPDLLNFYLGKNDFWRAYPVYPGGGIALPGWLEVRISALRGADYYAEQVQDKAFIKGMFTKKDLKVSLRAWVSATANTVVAEFTANKSCTLQTGLNATKGNTSVNTSGTDKDITWVTRSFENAPLLEWPTHIAMALKVLGTKASKDGVILLKPGQKVTLAVTMYTNHDTADWKQKAISEAAATSSGSLALLKQKHEVWWKDFWGRSNVRIGDPFIEKYYYASQYLFGATSRGNKFAPGIWGPFVTRDSSAWGGDYHLNYNYQAPYWAAYSSNYIDQTDNFDQPLLDYMDKGLQHAKDLLQIKGIYYPVGIGPKGLVTTRWPLTPDEMEKRYATRENTIDGGYKFLGQKINAVFSVGNMMMRFYSTYDAAYARKIYPYVLECANFWEDYLKFENGRYVIYMDHYGEVMPNLKNKGQWRDQLGDFNSTLSLGLVKMLFKGIIDLSTFLNVDAERLAKWQHISKHLSDFTVGEVNGKLSLKSVEKSPSAWHSGINGLARVSIHGLVLPGGVCGPKTDSAFNQILLSDVERWATKMKTPGEWANTLGNGIETCFPAAVRVGYNADEILRQLKDRITLQSLPNLWITAEGGGTETLAAVPLTVNEMMMQSYEQVIRIFPNWNRTRDAGFDQLRAYGAFLVSSKLEKGQIVYVKLKSEAGRKCIIDNPWPGKIVQLLRYGQKSELLSGKTFAFDTRNGEQLELRQAKI
- a CDS encoding DUF5696 domain-containing protein is translated as MKTKILLILALAFITAGSNAQSRADWGAMEVTVSNPGGQWLIKGKKQQVVLNPADLKLSVKAEGETWSMVPSAFNDMQVKSKGKIQQLRLVDAKKKNISYYDTGYKTGIQITLQDWPGLDLKLYLTACLEGDNEDLVFDIAAEEHNDVVRELNWPTALDAEKVDCTLLSNVRGVLLPRNWPKPYHPIRTSEKDGSIKKSDRSELQSNVIEDWCMSWWGFQKGKSAMMLIVETPDDAAYQFSHPAGGPTVIGPRWRPQLGKLGYPRTVRMCFFPEGNYVDMAKRYRSYVINTGLFVSLKDKIARKPIVAELIGTPIIRSGILTDYKADGARWKRDSTTRYKMVSFDERAAEFKRYKTMGLKNLCVVLTGWPNLGYDRQHPDAMPPAPAAGGWEGMKRLAETCKELGYLFSLHDQYRDYYLDAPSFNTQFAIHAEEAGGKANIFPGTRFGDSKEGKIPYMDYWDGGKMAYLNGRFMLGHLNKNYQWLFKHNIHPQGNYLDVFGYVPPDEDFNPQHPSTRTDGLNDRIKCYNWSRNNLGFVGTETACDWTVPYVDFSSPLSAKNGITVPLWDLVYHDAILTPYHPDDLRGLICGGMPQISFSKGIDAETIRLLERISNLNKRVALLEMTKHEFLDKNYRRERSTFADGTTVTVDWDKNTAEISPELKTK
- a CDS encoding glycoside hydrolase family 95-like protein, whose amino-acid sequence is MKKRTLIIYLCVALGSTQIKAQQAIPPPQQKASLLLNVDYKKLVSRADLHYMEPASRSEAGMPVGNGTMGSLVWTSPSQLKMQLNRVDVFGNNSASNNFFQRNTDYCGGMAFADLDFGAAVFQKPDFNQYLSCYNGLASTRGKDIETKVLAWNEQDVMAVQISDKRVAGAAFNASLRMLRMPVTHRGNHTAVSKISIRGQYIVLTQEFKEDNYYCGSAVVMGIEGLPVSAELANEATVRLLANSGQKDFTVYMASAAGFDPAADLTATAIAKLEAAKRLGFDGLYASNKQWWANYWSKSFIRLKSKDKEADFVEQNYTYYLYIMGASSRGAYPTKFNGMLWTTGGDARKWGGAFWGANQSCLYNALFPTNHLELMDPMFGMYTRAYASFEKNAVQQWGSNGIYIPETVGFDGVPELPEDIATEMREIYLKQKPWGQRSQKFIDYAETKQPFLSRWNWKKDTLWVEGKWPMADRGSGPYSPVNHIFSRGAKIAYQYWQKYEYTQDLDWLREKAYPMLRGIAEFYRNYPNVKKENDGKYHIYHVNDNESIWGGHNTVEEISSMMGIFPALIKASELLGTDAEMRPIWKEFIQHLSPLSSSKNYPDIAAQKEFWVGALPPLIKGNGQRKPDGNTMPVWFFDLCNLEADPAMLKVAQATYDGYFPNGINNTVHPYVLSKIPAAGAMLGRADAVKYLIPNQIRRAPKDEVLANRMDLSEGFFTTNIQRLGRAADALHLGLLQAAPASPGTDAIIRVFPAWPKEWDASYTLLARGNFLVTAAIAGGQIEFVELLSQSGTTCKIRNPWPGKATVVYRNGKKEGLKKEDLMVLGTKKGDRLVLVSEGKSPGQFKQLMD